The following are encoded together in the Sphingomonas insulae genome:
- a CDS encoding sigma-54-dependent transcriptional regulator: protein MMTSDTAQTVVFVEDDEPLRRATTQALELAGFSVRSFAGAEQALAVISARLDGVVVSDIRMPRMDGLQLLRAIREIDGDLPVILVTGHGDVPMAVSALHDGAFDFLTKPFSTDHLIAAINRALERRGLLIENRRLKATIAASEGDGPMIGQCDAMAEVKATIRQLAQADVDVLIEGESGTGKELGALLLHRLGPRRARPFIAVNCAALPPDTAAIELFGHAANAVPHTRTSRTGQIATANGGTLLLDDIDTLAPAVQTALLRVIEEREVQPIGAERADAVNLRVVATSRIDLAEAAAAGRFREDLYHRLAVTRLRLPPVRERDQDRMLLFAFFAEQACAQFARADYTMTDLERSRLLMHHWPGNVRELRNYAFERVLAFHGATGGGDEQDLASRVAEFEITVITDALRATRGSVTRAMDVLKIPRKTLYYKMTRYGIDPDVFRSQARQDGGTFTAGPNR from the coding sequence ATGATGACATCGGACACAGCCCAGACCGTCGTGTTCGTCGAGGATGACGAACCCCTGCGCAGGGCCACCACGCAGGCGCTCGAACTCGCCGGCTTCTCGGTCCGGTCCTTCGCCGGCGCCGAGCAGGCATTGGCGGTGATCTCCGCACGGCTGGACGGTGTGGTGGTTTCGGACATCCGCATGCCGCGGATGGATGGCCTGCAGCTGTTGCGAGCGATCCGCGAAATCGACGGGGACCTGCCGGTCATTTTGGTGACGGGACATGGCGACGTGCCGATGGCCGTATCCGCCCTTCACGACGGGGCCTTCGATTTCCTGACCAAGCCGTTTTCCACCGATCACCTGATCGCCGCCATCAACCGCGCGCTGGAACGGCGCGGCCTGCTGATCGAGAACCGCAGGCTGAAGGCCACGATCGCGGCGAGTGAGGGCGACGGCCCCATGATCGGGCAATGCGATGCGATGGCCGAGGTGAAGGCCACGATCCGCCAGCTCGCACAGGCGGACGTGGACGTCCTGATCGAGGGCGAGAGCGGTACGGGCAAGGAACTCGGCGCGCTGCTGCTGCACCGTCTGGGGCCGCGACGCGCCCGTCCGTTCATCGCGGTGAACTGTGCCGCCCTCCCGCCCGACACCGCCGCCATCGAATTGTTCGGGCATGCGGCGAACGCGGTGCCGCACACGCGAACCTCCCGCACCGGGCAGATCGCCACCGCGAACGGCGGAACTCTGCTTCTCGACGATATCGACACGCTCGCACCGGCGGTGCAGACCGCGTTGCTGAGGGTGATCGAGGAGCGTGAGGTCCAACCGATCGGGGCGGAACGCGCCGACGCCGTGAACCTGCGCGTCGTCGCCACCAGCCGGATCGACCTTGCCGAGGCGGCGGCTGCGGGCCGCTTTCGCGAAGACCTCTACCACCGTCTGGCGGTTACCCGATTACGCCTGCCGCCCGTGCGCGAGCGGGATCAGGACCGTATGCTCCTGTTTGCCTTCTTCGCCGAGCAGGCGTGCGCGCAGTTCGCGCGTGCCGACTATACCATGACGGATCTGGAGCGCAGCCGCCTGCTGATGCACCATTGGCCCGGTAACGTGCGGGAACTGCGGAACTACGCGTTCGAGCGGGTGCTGGCATTCCATGGCGCGACGGGCGGCGGGGACGAGCAGGATCTCGCCAGCCGGGTGGCGGAGTTCGAGATCACCGTCATCACCGACGCCCTGCGGGCGACCCGTGGCAGCGTGACGCGGGCGATGGACGTCCTGAAGATTCCGCGCAAGACGCTCTATTACAAGATGACGCGTTACGGGATCGATCCCGACGTATTCCGGTCGCAGGCGCGCCAGGACGGCGGGACGTTCACCGCCGGGCCAAACCGATGA
- a CDS encoding TonB-dependent receptor has translation MIKGCTRHVLRAGTAAMAIIAAQSANAQQSSPSPAQATPTAPQQQPLADAVPGMGNATPQDDATSGTADRAPQADADIVVVGSQIKGASATAALPVSVIDSAQIDATGAVSGDELFRSIPQAGDVTFNEANNAQTSNAARGDVNSINLRNLGVGNTLVLLNGRRLVQHPTSQAGDGNVPVLGYNANSLPVAGIERLEILRDGAAAIYGADAVAGVVNTVTKTNFDGASLDYRYGFAEGTSRKELQLTGTAGRDFAEGRGNLSVFLDYTRRTAQRASDQPYTATDNLLSYFADDPAFSTSLAPDGRATQSPWANLAVVGGPGIIRRGTTALTSSAGAFHTQSAANPGCLVTINQDVCYGTGTRATATTLRSERYDTRTGTTVTPSFNRYNTFLTGHYDVSDRLTLYTELGYYRAETRRLQPATINLNAIVIPSTNYWNPFGPTRFADGSLNPNRIPGLTNVPAAGLPVRLSTYRFVDAGLQRVNVTNTQARFLGG, from the coding sequence ATGATCAAGGGATGCACCAGGCACGTCCTGCGCGCCGGTACCGCCGCGATGGCCATCATCGCCGCGCAGTCCGCCAACGCACAGCAGTCGTCGCCCTCGCCGGCGCAGGCCACGCCGACTGCCCCGCAGCAGCAGCCGCTTGCCGATGCCGTGCCGGGAATGGGGAATGCGACGCCGCAGGACGACGCGACGTCGGGCACCGCCGATCGGGCGCCGCAGGCCGATGCGGACATCGTCGTCGTCGGTTCGCAGATCAAGGGGGCGAGCGCGACCGCCGCCCTCCCCGTGTCGGTGATCGACTCCGCCCAGATCGATGCTACCGGCGCCGTCTCGGGCGACGAACTGTTCCGCAGCATTCCGCAGGCGGGCGACGTCACGTTCAACGAAGCCAACAACGCGCAGACCAGCAATGCGGCGCGCGGCGACGTGAACTCCATCAACCTGCGCAACCTCGGCGTCGGCAACACCCTCGTCCTCCTGAACGGCCGACGGCTGGTGCAGCATCCCACCAGCCAGGCCGGCGACGGCAACGTCCCCGTGCTGGGATACAATGCCAACTCGCTGCCCGTCGCCGGTATCGAACGCCTGGAGATCCTGCGCGACGGTGCGGCGGCCATCTACGGCGCGGACGCGGTTGCCGGCGTGGTCAACACCGTCACCAAGACGAACTTCGATGGCGCCTCGCTGGATTACCGCTACGGTTTTGCCGAGGGTACGAGCCGCAAGGAATTGCAGCTGACCGGCACCGCCGGCCGCGACTTCGCCGAAGGCCGGGGCAACCTGTCCGTCTTTCTCGACTATACCCGCCGCACGGCACAGCGCGCGTCGGACCAGCCGTACACCGCGACGGACAATCTGCTGTCGTACTTCGCCGACGATCCGGCGTTCTCCACCAGCCTCGCGCCCGACGGACGCGCGACTCAATCACCCTGGGCGAACCTGGCGGTGGTGGGTGGCCCGGGCATCATCCGGCGCGGGACGACCGCGCTCACCTCGTCGGCCGGCGCCTTCCATACCCAGTCGGCGGCCAATCCGGGTTGCCTCGTCACGATCAATCAGGACGTGTGCTACGGCACGGGAACGCGGGCGACCGCGACGACGCTGCGCAGCGAACGCTACGACACGCGCACCGGCACGACCGTCACGCCGTCGTTCAACCGGTACAACACGTTCCTGACCGGTCACTACGACGTTTCCGATCGCCTGACCCTTTACACCGAACTCGGCTATTACCGCGCAGAAACCCGCCGGTTGCAGCCTGCGACGATCAACCTCAACGCCATCGTCATCCCCTCCACCAACTACTGGAATCCGTTCGGGCCGACGCGCTTTGCGGATGGGTCGCTCAATCCGAACCGCATTCCGGGTCTCACCAACGTGCCCGCCGCCGGCCTGCCCGTTCGGCTGTCGACCTACCGCTTCGTCGACGCCGGGCTGCAGCGGGTGAACGTCACCAACACGCAGGCACGGTTCCTCGGGGGGTGA
- a CDS encoding cache domain-containing protein: protein MRIARPASLLLGLGCLAAAATAVGGRWSDSRADAVADRAAASLARTHLGLLTSELQKFRLLPLVLTEYPDVSAALRNDDPDAAARLNRALELLAARTDAAAIYAIAANGRSVAASNWRFPTTFVGQDYGFRPYFRNAMRHGGAELFALGTVSGRPGLYLARRIDDGSRALGVIVVKVEFDRLESIWARAPGATIVTDQRGVILITSVPQWRFKPTRRLDEHALADVRRTRQYRLTGASSAPVTIDGRNATLATGMDPPSFRVAAIGAPIAEGRLIHFTPLAPALAAARSVALIWAMAALIVAGIIGGLAIRMAERRRFAREARERLEGRSCGGRPSCATRMRG, encoded by the coding sequence ATGAGAATCGCCCGTCCGGCGTCGCTTTTGCTCGGCCTGGGGTGCCTGGCGGCGGCCGCAACGGCGGTCGGCGGCCGCTGGTCGGATAGCCGTGCGGATGCGGTCGCGGACCGTGCCGCGGCATCGCTGGCGCGGACGCATCTTGGCCTGTTGACCAGCGAGTTGCAGAAGTTCCGGCTGCTGCCGCTCGTGCTGACCGAATATCCGGACGTGTCGGCGGCGTTGCGAAACGACGACCCGGACGCCGCCGCCCGTCTGAACCGCGCACTCGAGCTTCTGGCGGCACGAACCGATGCTGCCGCAATCTATGCGATCGCAGCGAACGGCCGTTCGGTCGCTGCCAGCAACTGGCGGTTTCCGACCACGTTCGTCGGCCAGGATTACGGTTTCCGGCCCTATTTCCGCAACGCGATGAGACACGGCGGTGCCGAACTGTTCGCGCTGGGGACCGTCAGCGGGCGACCGGGACTGTATCTGGCCCGGCGCATCGACGACGGTTCGCGCGCGCTGGGCGTGATCGTGGTCAAGGTCGAGTTCGACAGGCTCGAATCGATATGGGCCCGCGCGCCGGGCGCGACGATCGTGACGGACCAGCGGGGCGTCATACTCATCACCAGCGTGCCGCAGTGGCGGTTCAAGCCGACGCGACGTCTGGACGAACATGCCCTGGCGGACGTGCGCCGCACCCGCCAATACCGCCTTACCGGCGCGTCGAGCGCACCGGTGACCATCGACGGGCGCAACGCCACCCTTGCGACGGGCATGGATCCGCCATCGTTCCGCGTGGCCGCGATCGGTGCGCCGATCGCCGAGGGGCGGCTGATCCACTTCACGCCGCTGGCCCCGGCGCTCGCCGCGGCCCGCTCCGTCGCCCTCATCTGGGCGATGGCCGCGCTGATCGTCGCGGGGATCATCGGCGGTCTGGCGATCCGGATGGCGGAGCGACGCCGCTTTGCGAGGGAGGCGAGAGAGCGGCTGGAGGGGAGGTCGTGCGGCGGACGGCCGAGCTGCGCGACGCGAATGCGCGGCTGA
- a CDS encoding sensor histidine kinase → MRRTAELRDANARLIVESQEREEADRRYRSAREELAQANRLGSLGQITAGVAHEINQPLATIRMFAESGTTLIDRNALDAARQNLQSIVGLTERIGTITGELRAFARRRVRVSGRTSLGSVIDGTLLLIGERARGIVDARLTDEQRGWHVAADRIRVEQVLVNLVQNALDAVAAQADPTVVIAVEAAGSDRIRLSVADNGPGIDPALDDSLFTPFATAKADGLGLGLAIARDIVRELGGDLILVPDRARGAEFTLSLGRA, encoded by the coding sequence GTGCGGCGGACGGCCGAGCTGCGCGACGCGAATGCGCGGCTGATCGTGGAGTCGCAGGAACGCGAGGAGGCCGACCGGCGGTATCGTTCGGCGCGCGAGGAACTGGCGCAGGCGAACCGGCTGGGATCACTGGGACAGATCACCGCCGGTGTCGCGCATGAGATCAACCAGCCGCTGGCCACAATACGGATGTTCGCGGAGAGCGGAACGACGCTGATCGACCGCAATGCGCTGGATGCCGCCAGGCAGAACCTGCAGTCGATCGTCGGACTGACCGAGAGGATCGGGACGATCACCGGCGAGCTGCGCGCCTTCGCGCGGCGTCGCGTCCGGGTGAGCGGCCGGACGTCCCTCGGTTCCGTCATCGACGGCACGCTGCTGCTGATCGGCGAACGCGCGCGCGGCATCGTCGATGCAAGGCTGACCGACGAACAGCGCGGGTGGCATGTGGCGGCCGACCGCATCCGCGTCGAACAGGTTCTCGTGAACCTTGTCCAGAACGCCCTGGATGCCGTCGCCGCGCAGGCCGATCCCACCGTCGTCATCGCCGTGGAGGCGGCGGGATCGGACCGCATCCGCCTCAGCGTCGCGGACAATGGCCCCGGCATCGATCCCGCCCTCGACGATAGTCTGTTCACGCCGTTCGCCACTGCGAAGGCGGACGGGCTCGGACTGGGACTGGCGATCGCGCGCGACATCGTCCGCGAACTCGGTGGCGACCTCATCCTCGTCCCGGACCGGGCCAGGGGCGCCGAATTCACCCTGTCGTTGGGAAGAGCATGA
- a CDS encoding DUF4886 domain-containing protein, which yields MRDLFMMLPLLLVAAPAAAQDAVKPAPARPVRAEALTAPPAASDRQYAPAAGQPVRTILFVGNSFTQGAHSGVRNWHPEYVTDLNGAGYGGVPSLFAALAKQKGLNYAVSLETQGGKTLGFHYAQRRQLFDRAWDVVVLQELSTLSREQPGDPIDYIRDVGRLTKLFRSRNPDVQIQLMSTWTRADETYLATGHWYGKPVSAMAVDLRAAADTAKARTPGVTGILPVGEAWNRAMNAGVADPNPYDGRTYGQMDLWTYDHYHASVHGYYLEALIVFGRVTGIDPTSFGKDEAAADSIGISPDEAVQLQKVAADQITAETSQAQRR from the coding sequence ATGCGCGACCTTTTCATGATGCTCCCGCTCCTGCTGGTCGCTGCTCCAGCAGCTGCACAGGACGCCGTGAAGCCCGCCCCTGCTCGACCCGTGCGCGCGGAGGCACTGACGGCGCCCCCTGCGGCATCGGACCGCCAATACGCACCCGCCGCTGGACAGCCGGTGCGTACGATCCTGTTCGTAGGAAACAGCTTCACCCAGGGTGCGCATTCCGGCGTGCGCAACTGGCACCCGGAGTATGTCACCGACCTGAATGGCGCAGGCTATGGGGGTGTCCCGTCGCTGTTCGCTGCCCTGGCGAAGCAGAAGGGCCTCAACTACGCGGTCAGTCTCGAAACGCAGGGTGGCAAGACTTTGGGCTTTCACTACGCGCAGAGGCGCCAGCTATTCGATCGGGCTTGGGACGTGGTCGTGTTACAGGAACTAAGTACGCTTAGTCGTGAACAACCCGGCGATCCGATCGACTATATCCGTGACGTCGGCAGGCTGACGAAATTGTTCAGATCGCGTAATCCCGACGTCCAGATCCAGCTTATGTCGACGTGGACGCGGGCTGACGAGACGTACCTAGCTACAGGGCACTGGTACGGAAAGCCGGTGAGCGCGATGGCTGTCGACCTGCGCGCCGCGGCGGATACCGCCAAGGCGCGCACGCCAGGGGTCACGGGCATCCTACCGGTCGGGGAAGCGTGGAACCGGGCTATGAACGCCGGCGTGGCGGATCCGAACCCGTACGATGGCCGCACCTACGGGCAGATGGATTTATGGACGTACGACCATTATCATGCGAGCGTTCACGGCTATTATCTGGAGGCACTGATAGTCTTTGGACGCGTCACTGGCATTGACCCGACATCCTTCGGCAAAGACGAAGCCGCTGCGGACAGTATCGGCATCTCTCCCGATGAAGCGGTACAGCTTCAAAAGGTTGCTGCGGATCAAATCACAGCTGAAACATCTCAGGCCCAGCGACGGTGA
- a CDS encoding TonB-dependent receptor domain-containing protein, whose amino-acid sequence MKGKIGSFDFDSALLYSVAEATDTSDAINMTALQRSLALSTPDAYNPFSGGCSATPSIGDCSPASQSTIDAIRFRLKRKDRTTLTLGDFKLSNANLIALPAGGLGIALGVEARHESQEDIRDPNLNGSITFTDAVTGDRNISNVAAVSPTPSTKGSRNVFSAFGELAIPVVSPEMGIPLVRRIDVQLAGRYEHYSDFGDVAKPKIAAAWDLVNGVRLRGSYSKGFRAPNLEQVNTVQYSRLGSNTDYYRCEADLRAGRIATYSACARGISYSIFVSGNQDLKPENSTSYSLGTVLEPKFLPRRFGKLTLTADFWSIKQVGIVGQFGPQNALVLDYLLRLQGSSNPNVVRAAATADDTPLFTGTGLAPAGAVTQINDQFTNLLPQTVQGVDLALIYNVRTPIGKFDFNVNGARLTKFSRDTPPGVQALFDARAAGQINAATPLTDATNLIKDRGRPKWRVTGSLTWSLSQFQLGAFANYISPVNDTNFLDTQGNPFMVEGTTTFNLYAQYRLKGGAVNDTRFRVGARNIFDKQPPITADGYLGSLYVPYGRYWYLSIGKRF is encoded by the coding sequence GTGAAGGGCAAGATCGGCAGCTTCGACTTCGATTCCGCCCTTCTGTATTCCGTGGCGGAGGCGACGGACACGTCCGATGCGATCAACATGACGGCGCTGCAACGCAGTCTCGCGCTCTCCACGCCCGACGCCTATAATCCGTTTTCCGGTGGCTGTTCCGCGACGCCGTCGATCGGCGACTGTTCGCCGGCAAGCCAGTCCACCATCGACGCCATCCGCTTCCGGCTGAAGCGGAAGGACCGCACCACGCTGACGCTGGGCGACTTCAAGCTCAGCAACGCCAACCTCATCGCGCTGCCGGCGGGTGGCCTCGGCATCGCACTGGGCGTCGAGGCCCGGCATGAATCGCAGGAGGATATCCGCGATCCCAACCTGAACGGCAGCATCACCTTCACCGATGCGGTCACCGGGGACCGGAACATCTCCAACGTCGCCGCGGTCAGCCCGACGCCGAGCACCAAGGGAAGCCGCAATGTCTTCTCGGCGTTCGGCGAACTCGCCATACCGGTCGTGTCGCCGGAAATGGGCATCCCCCTCGTCCGCCGCATCGATGTGCAGCTTGCCGGCAGGTACGAACATTACAGTGACTTCGGCGATGTCGCGAAGCCGAAGATCGCGGCTGCATGGGACCTAGTGAACGGTGTCCGGCTGCGCGGCAGCTACTCCAAGGGCTTCCGCGCGCCCAACCTCGAACAGGTCAATACCGTCCAATATTCCCGCCTCGGCTCGAACACCGATTATTATCGCTGCGAAGCCGACCTGCGCGCCGGCCGCATCGCGACCTATTCGGCCTGCGCCAGGGGTATCAGCTATTCGATCTTCGTCAGCGGCAACCAAGATCTGAAGCCCGAGAACAGCACCAGCTATTCGTTGGGTACGGTGCTCGAACCCAAGTTTCTGCCGCGCAGGTTCGGCAAGCTGACGCTGACCGCCGACTTCTGGTCGATCAAGCAGGTCGGCATCGTCGGCCAGTTCGGCCCGCAGAACGCGTTGGTGCTGGACTATCTCCTGCGCCTTCAGGGGTCGAGCAACCCGAATGTCGTGCGCGCGGCGGCGACGGCCGATGACACGCCGCTGTTCACCGGGACGGGCCTCGCCCCGGCCGGCGCTGTCACCCAGATCAACGACCAGTTCACGAACCTGCTGCCGCAGACCGTGCAGGGTGTCGATCTTGCGCTCATCTACAACGTGCGCACGCCGATCGGGAAGTTCGACTTCAACGTCAACGGCGCCCGCCTGACCAAGTTCAGCCGCGACACCCCGCCCGGCGTCCAGGCGCTGTTCGACGCGCGCGCGGCCGGCCAGATCAACGCCGCCACCCCGCTCACCGACGCCACCAACCTGATCAAGGATCGCGGACGGCCGAAATGGCGTGTCACCGGGTCGCTCACATGGTCGCTTTCGCAATTCCAGCTAGGCGCATTCGCGAACTACATCAGCCCCGTAAACGACACCAACTTCCTCGATACTCAAGGCAACCCGTTCATGGTCGAGGGGACGACGACCTTCAACCTCTATGCACAATACAGGCTGAAGGGCGGTGCCGTGAATGACACACGCTTCCGGGTCGGTGCCAGGAACATCTTCGACAAGCAGCCTCCGATCACCGCTGATGGATACCTTGGCTCGCTGTACGTTCCGTACGGGCGCTACTGGTATTTGAGCATTGGCAAACGCTTTTAA
- a CDS encoding histidine kinase famiy protein, which translates to MADQTPETLKGAPPPHLTNGPNHDMTDDSNSIFFAAVKTTRMPMIVTDPNQPDNPIVFANPAFMGMTGYTSEELIGTNCRLLQGPDTDRDTVAEVRQAIEQRREVTVEIYNYKKNGAGFWNALFISPVFDADDNLIYFFASQLDVTRRRDAEEGLRQAQKMEAVGQLTGGVAHDFNNLLTVIQGFGDVLKSQIEGDGEFDRKKATRSINAVLQAAERGATLTQQLLAFSRRQKLQGRVVNLVDMIDELQPLIERIAGGLVKVRIAHQQTTCNARIDPTQAELAIINILLNARDAMPDGGNIVIEIRNRSIEAGDKGFGELEAGNYVAVTITDEGTGMSPEVLARVTEPFFTTKDQGKGTGLGLSMVYGFMKQSGGSLRVYSEEGHGTTVRMLFPCENAKTDPVGPSAARSLADKRGTETVLVVEDQIDVGDYAETVLSEFGYTVLRADNAGEALALLDGAGHIDLLFSDLIMPGGMNGVMLAREVKRRRPKMRVLLTTGYAESSIERVDARGAEFDLIQKPYKRSELATKVRQVIEGPTGIGTHGG; encoded by the coding sequence ATGGCTGACCAAACTCCCGAAACGCTGAAGGGGGCGCCGCCGCCCCACCTGACCAACGGTCCTAATCACGACATGACGGACGACAGCAACAGCATCTTCTTCGCTGCTGTCAAAACGACGCGCATGCCGATGATCGTCACCGATCCCAATCAGCCCGACAATCCCATCGTCTTCGCCAATCCGGCCTTCATGGGGATGACCGGCTACACCAGCGAGGAATTGATCGGCACCAATTGCCGCCTGTTGCAAGGCCCGGACACCGACCGCGATACGGTCGCGGAAGTCCGGCAGGCCATCGAGCAGCGTCGCGAGGTGACGGTCGAAATCTACAATTACAAGAAGAACGGCGCCGGTTTCTGGAATGCGCTGTTCATTTCGCCGGTGTTCGATGCCGATGACAACCTCATCTACTTCTTCGCATCCCAGCTCGACGTCACCCGGCGGCGCGATGCCGAAGAGGGGCTTCGGCAGGCGCAGAAGATGGAAGCGGTCGGTCAGCTGACCGGTGGCGTCGCCCATGACTTCAACAATCTGCTGACCGTCATCCAGGGCTTTGGCGACGTGCTGAAAAGCCAGATCGAGGGTGATGGCGAGTTCGACCGGAAAAAGGCGACGCGATCGATCAACGCGGTCCTCCAGGCGGCGGAGCGGGGTGCCACGCTCACGCAGCAGCTCCTCGCGTTTTCCCGGCGGCAGAAGTTGCAGGGCCGTGTCGTCAACCTCGTCGACATGATCGACGAATTGCAGCCGCTGATCGAGCGGATCGCGGGCGGTCTGGTGAAGGTAAGAATCGCGCACCAGCAAACGACCTGTAACGCCCGCATCGATCCGACCCAGGCCGAACTGGCGATCATCAACATCCTGCTCAACGCCCGCGATGCGATGCCGGACGGCGGCAATATCGTCATCGAGATCAGAAACCGGTCGATCGAGGCCGGCGACAAGGGCTTCGGCGAGCTGGAGGCCGGCAACTACGTCGCGGTGACGATCACCGACGAGGGCACCGGCATGTCGCCCGAAGTGCTGGCGCGCGTGACCGAGCCGTTCTTCACGACGAAGGATCAGGGCAAGGGTACCGGCTTGGGCCTGTCGATGGTCTACGGATTCATGAAGCAGTCGGGCGGATCGCTGCGGGTGTATTCCGAGGAGGGGCATGGCACGACCGTCCGGATGCTGTTCCCGTGCGAAAACGCCAAGACCGATCCGGTCGGCCCGTCGGCGGCCCGATCGCTGGCCGACAAGCGTGGCACCGAAACCGTGCTGGTGGTCGAGGACCAGATCGACGTCGGCGACTATGCCGAGACGGTGCTGTCGGAATTCGGCTATACGGTGCTGCGCGCCGATAACGCGGGTGAAGCCCTGGCGCTGCTGGACGGCGCCGGCCATATCGATCTGCTGTTCAGCGACCTTATCATGCCGGGCGGGATGAACGGCGTCATGCTGGCGCGCGAGGTGAAGCGGCGTCGGCCGAAGATGCGCGTGTTGTTAACCACCGGCTATGCGGAATCGTCGATCGAGCGCGTGGATGCCCGCGGTGCCGAGTTCGACCTGATCCAAAAGCCGTACAAGCGCAGCGAACTGGCGACGAAGGTCCGTCAGGTGATCGAGGGGCCGACGGGGATCGGCACGCACGGGGGGTAA
- a CDS encoding cation:dicarboxylate symporter family transporter yields MKVATQIPGACANRDGRPRHWYRHLDARVVAAIVLAAVVGHVWPATDEALTPPGGGFTTLVMTVITPVIVLTLVDGIAGLRERRTVGRVAAGAFGYVAFFFTRALIFGRVVGNVAQPGAGMNVDPATLDAGAVTEHANGAHEPTTTGFLMAVKLDLPLPNAIFNERGPVATAAGSAPINTIQGE; encoded by the coding sequence ATGAAAGTCGCAACCCAGATTCCGGGTGCCTGCGCGAACCGCGATGGTAGGCCAAGGCATTGGTATCGGCATCTCGATGCGCGGGTTGTCGCCGCCATCGTCCTGGCGGCGGTTGTCGGACATGTCTGGCCCGCGACCGATGAGGCGCTGACGCCACCGGGCGGCGGTTTCACCACGCTGGTTATGACGGTCATCACACCGGTGATCGTTCTCACGCTGGTGGACGGGATCGCCGGGCTTCGCGAACGCCGCACGGTCGGGCGGGTCGCGGCCGGGGCCTTCGGTTATGTCGCGTTCTTCTTCACTCGCGCGCTGATCTTCGGCCGCGTCGTCGGGAATGTGGCGCAGCCGGGCGCGGGGATGAACGTCGATCCTGCGACGCTCGATGCGGGCGCGGTCACCGAACATGCGAACGGGGCGCACGAACCGACGACCACCGGCTTCCTCATGGCGGTCAAGCTCGACCTCCCGCTGCCGAACGCAATCTTCAACGAGCGGGGACCGGTGGCCACGGCTGCCGGATCCGCGCCGATAAACACGATACAGGGAGAGTGA